From Saccharothrix espanaensis DSM 44229, the proteins below share one genomic window:
- a CDS encoding DUF5753 domain-containing protein → MTPKQRRLARRLRQLRTNAGVGIDDAAAHLGCKHPKITKIELCQLGAKPDEVRRLCELYGAGRATVESMVTLARTAKTRGWYQSYDDAANPGNIEFVDLESDAVSVSAFQIDLVPGLLQTPDYSRAVIRAAHPDLAEDVLAQRVELRAKRQDRVLDGSLAVWAVITEAALLRATGGREVHLAQLARLTELVARPNVQFQIIPNRAGEHMAMGVPFSCFRFDDGYGTAVVDHLSGTLFLEEEQDVDRYRLAFHHLCGVASSQPDSLALLRRYLEEEHSEWECRS, encoded by the coding sequence ATGACTCCGAAACAGCGCCGACTCGCCCGCCGGCTGCGCCAGCTGCGCACCAACGCGGGTGTCGGCATTGACGACGCCGCGGCGCACCTCGGCTGCAAGCACCCGAAGATCACCAAGATCGAGCTGTGCCAACTCGGCGCGAAACCCGACGAGGTGCGCCGGCTGTGCGAGCTGTACGGCGCGGGCCGGGCGACCGTCGAGAGCATGGTGACCCTGGCCCGCACCGCCAAGACCCGCGGCTGGTACCAGAGCTACGACGACGCGGCCAACCCCGGCAACATCGAGTTCGTCGACCTGGAGTCCGACGCGGTCAGCGTCTCGGCGTTCCAGATCGACCTGGTCCCGGGCCTGCTCCAGACCCCGGACTACTCGCGCGCGGTGATCCGCGCCGCCCACCCCGACCTCGCCGAGGACGTGCTGGCGCAGCGGGTCGAGCTGCGCGCCAAGCGCCAGGACCGCGTGCTGGACGGGAGCCTCGCGGTGTGGGCGGTCATCACCGAGGCGGCCCTGCTGCGCGCGACGGGCGGTCGGGAGGTGCACCTGGCCCAGCTCGCCCGGCTCACCGAACTGGTGGCCCGGCCCAACGTCCAGTTCCAGATCATCCCGAACCGCGCGGGCGAGCACATGGCAATGGGCGTGCCGTTCTCCTGCTTCCGATTCGACGACGGATATGGAACGGCGGTGGTCGACCACTTGAGTGGAACGTTGTTCTTGGAGGAAGAACAGGACGTCGACCGGTATAGGCTCGCCTTTCACCATCTGTGTGGTGTCGCGTCGAGCCAACCGGATTCACTGGCTCTGCTTCGCCGCTACCTCGAAGAGGAGCACAGCGAATGGGAATGCCGGAGCTGA
- a CDS encoding DUF397 domain-containing protein yields MGMPELTSRTWRKSSFSGGNSDCVEVSLAPTGVGVRDSKNPQAGRLTVPRATWRIFLAALR; encoded by the coding sequence ATGGGAATGCCGGAGCTGACCTCGAGAACCTGGCGGAAGTCGAGCTTCAGCGGCGGCAACTCCGACTGCGTGGAGGTGTCGCTCGCCCCGACCGGTGTCGGCGTCCGCGACAGCAAGAACCCGCAGGCCGGCCGGCTTACCGTGCCCCGTGCCACCTGGCGGATCTTCCTCGCCGCCCTCCGCTGA
- a CDS encoding Imm1 family immunity protein, which translates to MSFTAVWPINDPEDAEAADESTVDSPQDVDALLRRLAEPGAGPAVIEHQDRPLLDDTEGLLGAPGQTKIPDHDVAAAIHAGFGYLTYADPDHDYSTLVGDPGSPEYRSEYVDYPAGTGVPVEALGAALKDFLATAARPTCVEWQNA; encoded by the coding sequence ATGAGCTTCACCGCTGTGTGGCCGATCAACGACCCGGAAGACGCCGAGGCCGCCGACGAGTCGACCGTCGACAGCCCGCAGGACGTGGACGCGCTCCTGCGCCGCCTCGCCGAGCCCGGTGCCGGGCCCGCGGTGATCGAGCACCAGGACCGCCCGCTGCTCGACGACACCGAGGGCCTGCTGGGCGCTCCCGGCCAGACCAAGATCCCGGACCACGACGTGGCCGCCGCGATCCACGCCGGCTTCGGCTACCTCACCTACGCCGACCCGGACCACGACTACTCGACCCTCGTCGGCGACCCGGGCTCCCCGGAGTACCGCTCCGAGTACGTCGACTACCCGGCCGGCACCGGCGTGCCCGTCGAGGCGCTCGGCGCGGCGCTGAAGGACTTCCTCGCCACCGCCGCGCGCCCGACGTGCGTCGAGTGGCAGAACGCCTGA
- the rfbD gene encoding dTDP-4-dehydrorhamnose reductase, whose amino-acid sequence MLALLVPGGRGQLGHDLVASVPTDGLVHAPSSAELDVTDESAVTDAVASFAASARDNDLKPVVVNAAAYTAVDAAETDEERAFAVNAVGAGLLASACRDHNVPLLHVSTDYVFPGDGTRPYEPEDETGPQSAYGRTKLAGEQRILRTWERSWVVRTSWMYGAGGPNFVRTIARLAGERETLSVVDDQHGSPTWSLDLAAGLVELAGRVVRTGPESRVLHATGSGETTWRGFAQAVFEELGADPERVRGCGTDDFPRPAPRPAYSVLSGRAWAEAGLTPLRPWREALREAFATHAVP is encoded by the coding sequence ATGCTCGCACTCCTGGTACCGGGCGGCCGCGGCCAGCTCGGGCACGACCTGGTGGCCTCGGTCCCGACCGACGGCCTGGTGCACGCCCCGTCGTCGGCGGAGCTGGACGTCACCGACGAGTCGGCGGTGACCGACGCGGTGGCGTCGTTCGCCGCGTCGGCGCGGGACAACGACCTCAAGCCCGTGGTGGTCAACGCCGCCGCGTACACCGCCGTCGACGCGGCGGAGACCGACGAGGAACGCGCGTTCGCGGTGAACGCGGTCGGTGCCGGCCTGCTGGCGTCGGCCTGCCGCGACCACAACGTGCCGCTACTGCACGTGTCCACGGACTACGTCTTCCCGGGCGACGGCACGCGGCCGTACGAGCCCGAGGACGAGACGGGACCGCAATCCGCCTACGGGCGTACGAAGCTCGCGGGGGAACAGCGGATCCTCCGGACGTGGGAACGGTCCTGGGTCGTGCGGACCTCGTGGATGTACGGCGCGGGTGGGCCGAACTTCGTGCGCACGATCGCCCGTTTGGCGGGCGAGCGCGAGACGCTGTCCGTTGTGGACGACCAGCACGGGTCGCCGACGTGGTCGCTGGACCTGGCGGCGGGGCTGGTCGAACTGGCCGGTCGGGTGGTGCGGACCGGGCCCGAGTCGCGGGTGCTGCACGCCACGGGCAGCGGCGAGACCACGTGGCGCGGCTTCGCGCAGGCCGTGTTCGAGGAGCTCGGGGCCGACCCGGAGCGGGTGCGGGGCTGCGGCACCGACGACTTCCCGCGCCCGGCGCCCAGGCCCGCGTACTCGGTGCTGTCCGGTCGGGCGTGGGCCGAGGCCGGGCTGACCCCGCTGCGGCCGTGGCGGGAAGCGCTGCGGGAGGCGTTCGCGACGCACGCCGTCCCCTGA